The genome window GTCAACATCGACTGCAAGAAGCAGATCACGAGCTGCAAAGGGACACACAGCGACGTGGTCCTCTTCTTCATCCACGGCGTGGGCGGCTCGCTGGACATCTGGAAGGAGCAGCTGGACTTCTTTACCAAGCTGGGCTACGAAGTGGTGGCTCCTGACCTGGCCGGCCACGGCTGCAGCTCGGCTCCCCAAATTGCCGCTGCATACACCTTCTACGCGCTGGCGGAGGACATGAGGGCCGTCTTCAAGCGCTATGCGAAGAAGAGGAATATCTTGATAGGACACTCGTATGGGTAAGGGACCGGGGGGACCCAGGAGGGAAGGGATAGATTCATCCCCGCCCCGTCCTCCTGTCCTTGGCAGCAAATGTCCAACAAATCTTGCACTTTGGGGTCTGAGAAGCAGAGGAGGGACGTGGGGTCTCCCGTTCTGGGTTTATCCCTCAGCTCTGATCTCCTGTGTCCTCTTGGTGCGTGTCCCTGGGTTCAGCTAATCCCAGAGCCTGTCCTCCAGCAGGGaagctggcagagcacagcctaTAAATAGAGTAAGCCCAAGAAAGTCAATTAGATAGAGACTAAgcagtgcagagagcagggctgggaggagaggcagctggagaCAGCTCCGAGCTGGGTAGGATTAGATCAGAAGGACAAGGCTGGTCCAGGCTGGCGGGCACCCAAGCCGGTCCCAGCACCCTGCTTTGGTGTGCGCAGGAGTGAAACCCTGAGCTCAGCCCCTCTgcctgggctctgcagggcacCGGCTGTGGGGTTTGACTGGGGTTACCCTGCCCCAGAAAGGGGGATCAGGGGTCAAATGAGGGGATGTAACCTGAACTCCAGCCATGGATCCTCAGGGTCTGCCTTGGGATGCAGCAACCTCTAGTGCCATGGGGTCAGAGCGCAGCCCCCCATGTCTGTCACTCCCCACAGGGTGTCCTTCTGCACCTTCCTCGCCCACGAGTACCCAGACCTGGTCCATAAGGTGATCATGATCAATGGAGGGGGTCCGACGGCGCTGGAGCCCAGCCTCTGCTCCATCTTCAACATGCCCACCTGCGTGTTGCACTGCCTGTCCCCGTGCCTGGCCTGGAGCTTCCTCAAGTGAGTGGCCGTCCCGGCACCGCGGCGCTGGGGAGGGTTGTCCCCAGCCAACCTGGCTGGCTTCCAGCCACCACGGGCAGGAACCCCGCGTCCTGCCAGCACTGTCCCCCCGATGCCAAGGCACCGCGCTGGGTAACCCTCTGCCCGTGCCGGCTCCGTCCCGCAGGGCTGGCTTTGCTCGCCAGGGTGCcaaagagaagcagctgctgaaggaagGCAACGCCTTCAACGTGTCCTCCTTCGTGCTGCGCGCCATGATGAGCGGGCAGTACTGGCCGGAGGGGGACGAGGTTTACCACGCGGAGCTGGCCGTACCCGTGCTCCTCGTCCACGGCATGCACGACAAGTTCGTCCCGGTGGAGGAGGACCAGCGAATGGCCGAGGTAGGGGACCgagcggggctgggagggcggGCGAGGGCTGGGGTCTGCCTGCCAGCACGCGGCGATGCGGGCAGGGGGCTCATCCCGGCGCTGCCGCTTGCCATGGCCACCATCTCCCTCCAGATCCTGCTGATAGCCTTCCTGAAGGTGATCGACGAGGGCAGCCACATGGTGATGATGGAGTGTCCCGAGACGGTGAACACGCTGCTCCACGAGTTCGTCCTGTGGGAGCCTGAGACGCCAGCTGGGGACGTGCAAGAGGAGAAGAAATAAGGCGGCGGGACGCGGTGACCGGGCTGCTCCGATGGGAGAGATGTTTCGGAGCGGAGAGGGGTTTGTGAGAGCGGAGGGGTGCAGCGGAGGCTGCCCTCACCGGGAGCTCAGCCGATTTTCTTTCCCGGCCGCATCGAAGGCTGGTGGTGGAGCGCGGAGGCTCCCCTGGGCAGGGGTCCGTGGGGCCGGTGGCAGGAACACGGCAGACCTGGTCCCCGTCCCCTCGGGGATGCCatggcagctgctggagcatctTCATCCTGTTTCTTTGTAGTATTATTTTCCTCACGCAGCGACCCCCCAGGGAcagagaggaggcagctggggggAGACTGGTCCCACCTACAGCAAAATGGGAAGAACTTGGAGGCATTCCTTCAGGGAGAGTGTGTTGGCTCCAGCACCTTCCTGGCCAGGGCCAGAGAAGCTGAGCTGGGATTGCTGTAAGAAGCCAAAGGCTCCTTGGCCTCAGGCAGCGGGATTTTACTCTCTGAGCCCCGCAGCACATCACTCGAGCCatctgtggggctgggagaaCGGGACCACCATTATtgccagcagccgtgcacgtGGCGTCCAACAGCTCCTGCCTGGCGCTGGTGAGGGTCTGCCTGCACAGCTCGTCTCTGCCTGGCCAGATGATGAGGATGAGGAGGTGACCTGCTCCCATAAGCACTGTCAGAAGGACTGTCAGCTCCCCCGCCGTGGTGGGACTGGCATGGCTGTGGTGGGGAGGGCAACACCAAATCCGAGCTTTCCTGTGGTCCCTGGTGCCACCGTCTGTGCAGTCACGTCCCCAACCACCATCGCTTTAGGTACTGCAGCACTGGCTTCTGCAGAGCCCTCTGCTTCCCTCCCGCTGCCGCATCCTTGAGATGCTTGGAGCCATCACCACCACGCAGTGACTCCTGCGGCGCCCGATCCGCTTGCCCTTCCCGGTTTCCAGCTCCTCCAAGACTCCGGGACCCACCACCCCCTCCTGGACTATGTCCCTGCCGGGATCATACCCATCCCTCACGCAGCGGGGGACCAGCGATACACCATCACGTTGCCACCGTGTCCAGCCTTGCCAACAGCTCCTGTATGGATTTGCGGGGTCTCAGAGCAACGTGGGAGCAACAAAGCAAACCACGATGGTCTGCTCGTTACCTGCTGACACCATTCTGTACATAACCCACTGGTCCCATCATCTCCTCCCCTCTGTGCTTCGCATCCCACTGCCAGGAGCCGGGCAGGACCGAGAAGGTACATAAGAAGTGTCGAACAGGGACCTGGGCACCTTCGTGGGGTCTGGGGGCTCCCAGCCGTGCCGGGATGGGTGGGAGCCTGAGCGAGCCGGGAGGATGCTGTGGCTCAGGGGGTGGCCCCAGCCTCCCCGCTACCACAGAGAGTGGAGCCGCTCCCTGCTTTTGTTTCCCTCTTATTTCCCCCCATCTAAACCAAAGAAACAACCAGTCCCACGGAAACCTCACCCTTGGCCCACatcccacccagccccaccTTGCCCTGAACGGCGCCGAGGCACCCCAGCTTGGCTCGAGGGGCTCCTGGCTGCGCAGGGCGGCTCCGACCAGAGCTGGCACCCACCCGCAACACGCCTTCCCCAAGGCTGAGCCCACCTTACTCCCCAAATTGAGAGAGGTAGAAGAGGAAGGGTCCTTTGGAGCCTGCCCCAGTGTGACAGGGACCCCGTGATGAGTGTCCCCAGGCAGCCCCGCTCCGTCCCAGCACGGGGACAGAGCTGCCCCTCTGCCAGCGCCTGCCCCTGCCCGCTGCTGCCGCAACCTGTCTCATAATGAGAATTTTAATGACCCTGGGTTCAAATAGTTTCCACAAGCCTTCCCCTGCAacacccctccccaccccatcctgGCCAGGGGAGGCCCCACAGCATGGCCGGGGTCTGCAACGAGGGTACCCAGAAATATAACCGTACCCCAAAACGCGGCTCTGCCCCCGCCGCGACCCCCCAAGCCAGCTCCAGGCGCCCATCGGTGCCCGGCTGCGGGCCACGGCTCTTCGACCTCTGTTTGCCACGGAGTCTGTGTCGCTTGTACCCACATCGTTTGTGCTGAGGCCAAGGCAAACCACGCACCGTAACCCCGCCGCTGAGCCACGCGCCGTGTTAGTGCCATTTCATACAGTAAAGCCGTGTTATATTCTCAGCCGCGTCCGACTCAATGATGGGGAGACGTGCCAGGCATGGGGGGCTGTCCtagagcagagcagagcggggGAGCGAAGCCAGAAATCACAcgcagcttttttttttttttttttttagtttttgctaAGAAACCCAAGACCTGCAGTGATTTATTTATCACCTTTCAGggaaatacaaaaatagaaaaattctCGCCAGTGTTCACGACGTAAAACCCGCACCCAGAGCACAGCCACCTCCTCGgacagggcagaggggaggtgcaggcagggggtgCCCCCCGGGGTGCTCAGCGCCCGCCCTGGATGTCAGCCGGCCGGAGCTGCCGCTCGCCCTCGGCCAGGAAGATGCGCATGGCCCTGTGCAGCATGTGAACGCCCAGGCGCCGGCGCCGCTCCGCCGGCCAGCTCGCCACCACGCCGTAGCAGTTCCCCTTCCTCTGGTTGGTGAGGGTCCGCAGCCCTGCGCGGATGGGGTCAGCACCCACGGCCCCAGACCCCTGCTcaccaccagcacccacagccccgTGGGGATGGGgtcagcacccacagccccatGGGTGTGGGgtcagcacccacagccccagaCCCCTGCTCACCatcagcacccacagccccacagGGATGGGgtcagcacccacagccccagaCCCCTGCTCCCCatcagcacccacagccccatGGGGATGAGGTCAGCCCCATATCCACCACCAGCACCCACTCCCAGGCAGCTTTTCCCACAGGaggtgggggtttgggggattGCACCCAGACCCCGCACTGGCCACCAGGGACCCCAAAGTCTCTATGTGCCCCAGGATGGGCTGCATCCCCTCTGTgttcccccagctcctgcccggGGTGGGAGAGAGGGGTGCAGGGAGTTGGAGGGGTGGCAGAACCGATGTCGGGAGCCGTGGCAGGGGGCCAGGGCAGCACCATCTCCCCCCTCCGGCCCCGCTCACCCAGAGCCTCCACGAGGCAGCCCTCCCGCGTGTAAGCCTCCGCCGGGACGGTGCTCTGGAAGCAGTGCACGGAGACAACACCCTGCCCGCTTGCCCAGATCTCCAGGATGCGCTGCACCTTGGGGCACCCCTGCGGGACAGCGCACACCATCGTCACGGTCTCGTGCCCCCTGGTGCAGCCCCTCGCACCCATCGCCACGGCCTCAAGCCCCCCAGCGCAGCCCCTCGCACCCATCGTCACGGTCTTGTGCCCCCTGGTGCAGCCCCTCGCACCCGTCGCCACAGCCTCGAGCCCCCTGGCACAGCCCCTCATGCCCATCGCCATGGCCTCCAGCCCCCCCGTGCAGCCCCTCGTGCCCATCGCCACGGCCTCGTGCCCCCTGGCACAGCCCCTCGTGCCCATCGCCATGGCCTCCAGCCCACTGGTGCAGCCCCTCATGCCCATCGTCATGGCTTTGTGCCCCCCAGCGCAGCCCCTCGCACCCATCGTCACGGTCTTGTGCCCCCTGGTGCAGCCCCTCGCACCCGTCGCCACAGCCTCGAGCCCCCTGGCACAGCCCCTCGTGCCCATCGCCATGGCCTCCAGCCCACCGGTGCAGCCCCTTGTGCCCATCACCACAGCCTCGAGCCTCCCGGCACAGCCCCTCGTGCCCATCACTGCAGCCTCAAGCCCCCCGGTGCAGCCCCTCATGCCCATCGCCATGGCCTCGAGCCCCCCAGTGCAGCCCCTCATGCCCATCGCCATGGCCTCCAGCGCGCTGGTGCAGCCCCTGGCACCCATCACCAtagcccccagccccctggtgcagccccccagcccatCCCACCTTCTGCGTCCCGGCGCGGTGCTGGCTCAGCGCCTCAGCGAGGTGGCAGTATGGCCGGGCACGCGTCCCCTTGCCCACGTAGAAGATGGCTTTGATGAAGGTCCTGAAGCACTCGACTGGGCTCAAGTGGTGGGAACGGAGCGGCAGGTTCTGGGTGGTCCTGAGGGTGCGAACCCCCAGCTTTGGGActtggtgctccccaggggtccctGCTCAGACCCCACCCCGGCACAGGGGATGCGCCGGGCAGTGCAGTGGCCCTACCTGGGGTCAAGCAGGAGGTAGTTGAAGCTGGACTTGACCAGCCCTTCCCGCCAGTGCCGGCTCTGGTCGGGGCGGTCGAACTGCCGGGCCAGTGCCAGCTCGTCCTGGGTGCAGTCAGGGACACGGCCGGTCCGCAGCACGGCCACCAGCTCGGGGCTGTGCCCTGGGGCGGCCGTGCCGGCAGTGGGGAGCACCGTCAGTCCCACGCCGGCACCGCGggggcctggccatccagggGAGGGAGCAGTCCCTAGGACTCACCTGCCAGCCTCCCCTGGGGTCCCCtcaccagctcctccagccgCCGCAGGTACAGCCGCCTGGTGAGCTCCGTGACGGGCCCCGGGTCATCCCCCAGCGCCCGCAGCCGCCGGCGCAGACCTTCATCCGAGAGGGGCCGCGGCAGTGCTGTGCACGCTCGCCCGTCCTGGACCACGGTGTCCTCGGGGCTGGAGGTGGCCTCTGTGCCGGGACTGTGCTGCTCGGTGGGCGCCTgtccctgctcctcatcctcaAGATGCTCCTCGGAGCAGCGGGCGCTGCAGCCGGCGGGCAAGAGTGGCACGGCCGGGCTCCCCGGCTCCACCGCAGTGCTGGCGGGCAGCTGCGGGGCCAGGAGGTGGCTGACGCTCCCATGGGGCCACGGGGGCTGGTGTGTCCCCAAGGGCAAAGACGAGGGGTCCTGCCACCCAGAGCGATCCTCCAGCACTCTAGGGCTCGGGCTGCTGGTTGCACAGTGCGAGCCCCAAGCCTCTGATGTGGAGTCCTGGAGGTGTCTGTGATCCCCAGGGACCAGCAGGGCCGTGGGGCTGGAGCCAGGGGAGCCCCGAGCCTCTGATGAGGAGTCCTGGGGGTGCCCGTGATCCCCAGGGACCAGCAGAACCGTGGGGCTGGAGCCAGGGGAGCCCCGAGCAGCTGATGGGGAGTCCTGGAAGTGTCTGTGATCCCCAGGGACCAGCAGGACCGTGGGGCTGGAGCCAGGGGACCTGCTGGTCcccaggagggagctgggctggctgggggctCTGGGGATGATCTCGGTGTCATCCAAAGagcctgtcccctccccacccctgctggaCACATCGTCACCCTGTGGGGTGACGCAGTGACCCAAAGTGGTGGCAGGGTccctggggacaccccggggTGCTCTGAGCCTAGGGGGCCTCCGAGGTACCTCCAGCGTCTTATcgaagagggaggaggaagaggaggcattGAGCCGTGCCGCGGAGGCCTGGAGGCGGCTCTTGGTCCTGGGGGTGACATGGCGGTCccaggggggctccagcccctggGAAGCTGCATCCCCAGCGGCAAGGCTGGCCAGGCTGCAGGGTGGGGAGTCCCGGAGGCTGCACCCCTGGAGCCGTGCAAGCAGCTCCCCCACACTGCCCACCTCCGAGTCATCATCACAGTAAGGGGCTGCCCTCGAGCCCCCCTGAAAATCCTCACCCTGCATGCATTCTGCATTTGGGGAGCTAGCGAGGGGCAgctcccaggcagcagctccagctggggaGTGGGCTTTGCCCGGCTCCAGCCCCCCAGCTGACCTGGGCTGGGGAGAGCGGCAGTGCAGAGCCCCCAGGCACCCCCTGGTCTCGCTGGGCTCCAGGGTCTCCACAGCAGTGATGAAGCACTCACTGGCACCGCTGCTGTCCCCAAGGCTGCTGCGGTCTGAGCTCCCAGCCCTCGCCTCGAGCACCATCGTCCCCAGGTCCAGGGCAGCCGAGGATGGgatgcccagccctgcccagcccaccGCCGGTCCCCAGGGGACACCAGGACGGTGTTGAGCCACAGCACCCGGGATGTCACCATCCCCGGGGCTCTGCCAtgccacagagcagctgctcagGCCACCGCGGAgctggggagccctgggggATGCCCCGTGTCCCCCTGGgaccctgctgcagcactggggccCGGGGGAGCTCAGGGACCCGCCAGGACCAAGCCCCCACTGGGGAGAGGGGCCAGGGCTGTCTGCAGcactgggctgcagcagagcccagcagggAACCCCCATCCTTGCCCCCACGGCCTGGCTCTGGTGTCCCTCCCTGAGCTCATCCCCAGCCGAGAGCAGCGTGCTGGAGgcgaggggctgcagggggagagctgggcccCCAGGGTCCGCGTGGGCCCAtggggcgagggaggggatgcCGAGGGATGGGGGCTCTGGGGGACCCTCTGGCCAGAATGGGGGCTCACCCAAATCACAGCCgccccccagctccagctcctccagcagggACCTGCGGGTGCTGCTCAGGGGCCCAGCCTCCGAGCTGCCCTCGGGGAGCCCACAGAAGAGGCTGCCTTCGGTGCCATCCTCTGTCAGGAAAGAGAGGGACCACCTGGGCCCCCCTGGGTCTGGGGGCAGAGATGGGAGTCAGCATCCAGCCCAAAGTAGGGGGCTGCATCAGACCCCCAA of Phalacrocorax aristotelis chromosome W, bGulAri2.1, whole genome shotgun sequence contains these proteins:
- the ABHD8 gene encoding protein ABHD8 is translated as MLNSITDGLLCCLMGKTTNAVGPLDSVESSNGYSFMEVKPGRILRIRHSTPNRPTLEGPEETQPGGPERGTVHCKRKITVYRNGQLVIENLGDAVRSEILHCQNSSGEPNSTVELELSDVAGQAPAQGPASTPGCSTREAAAGPGKRRKRKPKKVVNIDCKKQITSCKGTHSDVVLFFIHGVGGSLDIWKEQLDFFTKLGYEVVAPDLAGHGCSSAPQIAAAYTFYALAEDMRAVFKRYAKKRNILIGHSYGVSFCTFLAHEYPDLVHKVIMINGGGPTALEPSLCSIFNMPTCVLHCLSPCLAWSFLKAGFARQGAKEKQLLKEGNAFNVSSFVLRAMMSGQYWPEGDEVYHAELAVPVLLVHGMHDKFVPVEEDQRMAEILLIAFLKVIDEGSHMVMMECPETVNTLLHEFVLWEPETPAGDVQEEKK
- the ANKLE1 gene encoding ankyrin repeat and LEM domain-containing protein 1, encoding MSGAGRCEPCAEKLTPLHVTASRGCRRCLKLLLKKRGDPELQEQDGKRAADLALVQGNSMCVQTLQNSQYARGWPPVEDPGGPRWSLSFLTEDGTEGSLFCGLPEGSSEAGPLSSTRRSLLEELELGGGCDLGEPPFWPEGPPEPPSLGIPSLAPWAHADPGGPALPLQPLASSTLLSAGDELREGHQSQAVGARMGVPCWALLQPSAADSPGPSPQWGLGPGGSLSSPGPQCCSRVPGGHGASPRAPQLRGGLSSCSVAWQSPGDGDIPGAVAQHRPGVPWGPAVGWAGLGIPSSAALDLGTMVLEARAGSSDRSSLGDSSGASECFITAVETLEPSETRGCLGALHCRSPQPRSAGGLEPGKAHSPAGAAAWELPLASSPNAECMQGEDFQGGSRAAPYCDDDSEVGSVGELLARLQGCSLRDSPPCSLASLAAGDAASQGLEPPWDRHVTPRTKSRLQASAARLNASSSSSLFDKTLEVPRRPPRLRAPRGVPRDPATTLGHCVTPQGDDVSSRGGEGTGSLDDTEIIPRAPSQPSSLLGTSRSPGSSPTVLLVPGDHRHFQDSPSAARGSPGSSPTVLLVPGDHGHPQDSSSEARGSPGSSPTALLVPGDHRHLQDSTSEAWGSHCATSSPSPRVLEDRSGWQDPSSLPLGTHQPPWPHGSVSHLLAPQLPASTAVEPGSPAVPLLPAGCSARCSEEHLEDEEQGQAPTEQHSPGTEATSSPEDTVVQDGRACTALPRPLSDEGLRRRLRALGDDPGPVTELTRRLYLRRLEELVRGPQGRLAGHSPELVAVLRTGRVPDCTQDELALARQFDRPDQSRHWREGLVKSSFNYLLLDPRTTQNLPLRSHHLSPVECFRTFIKAIFYVGKGTRARPYCHLAEALSQHRAGTQKGCPKVQRILEIWASGQGVVSVHCFQSTVPAEAYTREGCLVEALGLRTLTNQRKGNCYGVVASWPAERRRRLGVHMLHRAMRIFLAEGERQLRPADIQGGR